A portion of the Limanda limanda chromosome 3, fLimLim1.1, whole genome shotgun sequence genome contains these proteins:
- the eif3m gene encoding eukaryotic translation initiation factor 3 subunit M, whose translation MSVPAFIDITEEDQASELRAYIKAKGAEISEENAEGGLHVDLAQIIEACDVCLKDDDKDVESVMNSIVSLLLILETDKQEALIETLCEKLVKFREGERPSLRMQLLSNLFHGMDENTPVRYTVFCGLIKVAATCNAINFIPTDLDQVRKWIIDWNLNTEKKHTLLRLVYEALVDGKKSETAAKVMVELLGSYTEDNASQARVDAHRCIVRALKDPNTFLFDHLLTLKPVRFLEGELIHDLLTIFVSAKLVSYVKFYQSNKEFIDSLELSHEQNMAKMRLLTFMGMAVEFKEISFDTMQTELQIGPDDVEAFVIDAVRTKMVYCKIDQTQRKVVVSHSTHRTFGKQQWQQLSESLTSWKANLANVKTSLQALSPSA comes from the exons ATGAGCGTCCCAGCGTTTATCGACATCACGGAAGAGGACCAG GCCTCAGAGCTGAGAGCCTACATCAAGGCCAAAGGAGCTGAGATCTCCGAGGAGAACGCTGAAGGTGGACTCCATGTAGATCTGGCTCAGATCATCGAGGCGTGTGACGTCTGCCTCAAGGACGATGATAAAG atGTAGAGAGTGTGATGAACAGCATCGTGTCCCTGCTGCTGATCCTGGAGACGGACAAGCAGGAGGCTCTCATTGAAACTCTTTGTGAGAAGCTGGTGAAGTTCCGTGAAGGAGAGAGACCCTCCCTCCGGATGCAGTT GCTGAGCAACCTGTTCCACGGCATGGATGAGAACACTCCAGTGAGATATACCGTATTCTGTGGTCTCATCAAAGTGGCGGCAACATGTAATGCCATCAACTTTATCCCCACGGACCTTGATCAG GTGCGCAAGTGGATCATTGACTGGAACctgaacacagagaagaaacacaCGCTATTGAGGCTGGTGTATGAAGCTTTGGTTGATGGCAAAAAAAG TGAGACGGCAGCCAAAGTGATGGTTGAGCTGCTGGGAAGTTACACAGAAGACAACGCTTCACAAGCACGGGTTGATGCCCACAG ATGTATCGTCCGTGCTCTCAAAGACCCCAACACCTTCCTGTTTGACCACCTGCTCACCCTGAAACCTGTTCGCTTCCTGGAGGGAGAACTAATCCATGAT CTATTAACCATCTTTGTCAGTGCCAAACTAGTATCATACGTCAAATTCTACCAGAGTAACAAAGAATTCATCGATTCTCTTG AACTGTCTCACGAGCAAAACATGGCCAAGATGCGTCTGCTGACATTCATGGGCATGGCGGTGGAATTCAAGGAAATCTCCTTTGACACCATGCAGACGGAGTTGCAGATTGGACCAGATGACGTTGAGGCTTTTGTCATTGACG ctgttcggaccaagatGGTGTACTGCAAAATCGACCAGACGCAGCGGAAAGTCGTTGTGAG CCACAGCACACATCGCACCTTTGGcaagcagcagtggcagcagctgtCCGAGAGCCTCACCTCCTGGAAGGCAAACCTAGCGAACGTCAAGACCAGTCTGCAGGCCCTGTCACCCTCTGCTTAA
- the prrg4 gene encoding transmembrane gamma-carboxyglutamic acid protein 4, whose protein sequence is MLLQALLLVQLLSWGDPACTRRLLATQDQDQEVFVDEGDAHSFLGRQLLFNRFDFEIFVPGNLERECHEEDCNYEEAREVFENIPDTDAFWKKYNDAKDNRPNVDVTSLLVGLIIAAVAIVVISLLLWYFCHGKCKESFSPSSSIRVRTGRTNASLIMRRLEEVSLNPVQPPGPGLPMEVIVPPGLPSYEQAIAKSGQHDAPPPPYPGSRPGSIRR, encoded by the exons ATGTTGCTTCAAGCGCTCTTGCTCGTCCAGCTGCTGTCCTGGGGGGATCCGGCCTGCACGAGGAGGCTGCTCGCCACAcaagaccaggaccaggagg TGTTCGTAGATGAGGGGGACGCCCACTCGTTCCTGGGTCGCCAGCTGCTGTTCAATCGGTTCGACTTTGAGATTTTCGTCCCCGGTAACCTGGAGAGGGAGTGTCATGAAGAAGACTGCAACTACGAGGAGGCAAGGGAGGTGTTTGAGAACATCCCGGATACA GACGCTTTTTGGAAGAAGTACAACGACG CTAAGGACAATCGCCCGAACGTGGATGTGACGTCTCTCCTGGTGGGACTGATTATTGCTGCAGTGGCCATTGTTGTCATTAGCCTCCTGCTTTGGTATTTCTGTCATGGCAAATGTAAAGAGAGTTTCAGCCCGTCAAG TTCCATACGGGTTCGCACTGGGAGGACTAACGCTTCTCTAATAATGCGCCGGCTAGAGGAGGTGTCCCTAAACCCTGTGCAGCCACCTGGGCCTGGACTCCCTATGGAGGTGATCGTCCCCCCCGGGCTGCCGTCCTACGAGCAGGCAATTGCAAAAAGTGGACAGCACGACGCCCCACCTCCTCCCTATCCTGG gtcacgcccTGGAAGCATCCGGCGGTAG
- the qser1 gene encoding glutamine and serine-rich protein 1 produces the protein MMDRNYPTSGFADALAPPAQTGASWAYDRSAASIKPSPSYGATHLDAELLQRQSYTSTHQLPTYTTSQLPAAAGALDSNSNNPETSIMSFLSAMESRSLQAGPVSASLLTPFRPPSWPAGINSSTTELYLTGALPSNATFPSPAALSSYQHTGAYPPRSYATNPSLALQDPAFSTSPNGLFSHPDPLLHLKSSQTALPTALAFNHLSAPALGSTLPVQSSTYRSAQESAPHLLQPQYSLLPSTVPAPQPYATTVFSGSIERALQRECSVIKHHQRPSSSHTASEQLPNEHSLSGYFVSGSEPDVSYQQDPARHTPVSCSPSPGVDSSQGVNGAPQPKTDLVTQAYSTTSVPKAKDCSAKLAPHSGGEESHSHTQNLPSGSPERYSSPGHNQNSVISNQQSLHLPSLMSNSLSQTYIIPHTQSQTPTSTADKLSSLYKTLPSLSCHSGNVATVSQTLVYSTSPSLSQEQQVQYGAQVQGLCQGSLSESYPTSHSQGAPNVTFTSQSQGQASVTHSQSFATVQSINQSLNSSYQPTCVRSLSASNSTQDYTLMQSSVGCKTHNTLSQQHKYVLSAPLPSFSSSAQALHNNIRSSIQDVKPTYGKHKLEELPMQDLEALHQATMEASAADNNMAAHNVIYVVSKMDDHHKTQSVIRSNSRSDDQLMGLGHTHTEQVKDERMGSLNQQHIHLISSNGQDTANLKTANSSIVSSHVPLHLKSLEPHQQNHQNHNQSQSHIPAAHTQYITVPSTQVLLEPSQMILLQQPIVHQGQNPSKLVSVQSIQQQQGLGQLQVQYLQMDRELLGPTGTEPHSQQQGTVVSEQSSGCPDSSKHHYSHSANHQSNDAKNHFALNSICFPESMLLADERNILSNVDDILAATVAACGVTAQDFVKAASSTEAEMAVMASAADTKGHFQTVDIRNMSPIFSSAQHSILTNTNSHTLCMTINGPQMATDTQVSSSDINTNGDGGSSENDYHLGGHLYDPSGLQSSIKDNLKCIKTEDGLMEGPGGEDYPKKKARFKSLTKPGGPEEDSGQTRAAKRSGMVKRQNSRGSDVSSPSTPHSVFDACPQQERIRQKIREVEEKQPEVKTGFIGSFLDFIKSGPKQQYSPSPTRTISRPRKLSTSSKPLPCVLPALPPKLQTLPGPGISHEPQALSSHQKRLDEDLQKNLETLPSFSSDEEENTGKNQALRNSISSALSALDESSDRKTRAENTIPGPMMKPDQSSIMQHAVKETCFPQVTTPLQAANSVMGAAAFAAKDNSKEMAPGQVAVQLMNVAMEGLTDEELSDSGGEGMYRERDEFVVRNEDVENLKVKMRAGSEPPAIWKVQKALLQKFVPELRDGKRVFSATNSYLGYFGDAKTMYQRVYVKFLDTVNKREYVRVCSRKPRCKPMNSLRGVQVKTLLGLTANASSVSQSQKPRPKPLKTRAEPPPKKRRKWKEEFSPTASGSSAEEGGEDNELNPPVPLASRFLNTRAMKETFKSFVELLVSVVLDEDVMAALEKAKDELLLPHMKRVDAMITDNRKRLLHKLPIGQVLKAALDSFPEISVVTELKKDGETPAFKVRLSGRAYNKKTMKPYKMPNKVPQEYTVDQQKTQWFSLYHSLQHYKYHTYLMCKDEIASLREQTGDLRQEETVQRCLQNGAWVEGLFDRFGELINQVQQACR, from the exons ATGATGGACAGGAACTACCCGACCTCCGGCTTCGCGGACGCGCTGGCTCCACCAGCACAGACCGGAGCTTCTTGGGCCTACGACCGCAGCGCAGCTAGTATCAAGCCGAG TCCCAGTTATGGTGCAACACACCTTGATGCAGAGCTCCTCCAGCGGCAAAGCTACACCTCCACCCACCAGCTTCCCACCTACACTACGTCacagcttcctgctgcagcag GAGCTCTTGACTCAAACAGTAATAATCCTGAGACCTCAATCATGAGCTTCCTGTCAGCCATGGAGTCGAGAAGCCTTCAGGCTGGTCCTGTAAGTGCCTCACTGCTTACTCCCTTTCGACCCCCATCATGGCCTGCAG GTATAAACTCCTCCACCACGGAGCTGTACTTGACTGGTGCCCTGCCTTCCAATGCCACCTTCCCCTCTCCAGCTGCTCTGTCGTCCTATCAGCACACTGGTGCCTACCCTCCCAGGAGTTATGCTACCAACCCATCGCTGGCTCTCCAGGATCCAGCCTTCAGCACTTCCCCCAATGGCCTGTTTTCTCACCCCGACCCCCTCCTCCATCTCAAATCAAGCCAGACCGCGCTTCCCACTGCCCTGGCCTTCAATCATCTCTCTGCCCCTGCTCTGGGCTCCACTCTGCCTGTCCAGTCTTCCACATACCGCTCAGCCCAGGAGTCAGCCCCCCACCTCCTGCAACCCCAGTACAGCCTGCTCCCTTCTACCGTGCCTGCCCCACAGCCCTACGCAACCACTGTTTTTTCCGGCTCCATTGAAAGAGCTCTTCAGCGTGAATGTAGTGTGATCAAACACCACCAGAGGCCTTCTAGCAGCCACACAGCCTCAGAGCAGTTGCCCAATGAGCACTCGTTATCGGGGTACTTTGTCTCTGGCAGTGAACCAGATGTGTCCTACCAGCAGGACCCTGCCCGCCATACTCCAGTGTCGTGCAGCCCTTCCCCAGGAGTAGATTCATCTCAAGGGGTCAATGGCGCTCCGCAGCCTAAAACAGACTTAGTAACTCAAGCTTATTCGACTACGTCAGTGCCAAAGGCTAAAGACTGCTCTGCCAAACTAGCTCCACACTCTGGGGGTGAAGAGAGTCACAGCCACACTCAGAACCTGCCGAGTGGGTCTCCGGAGCGATATTCTTCCCCAGGGCACAACCAGAATTCAGTGATTTCTAATCAGCAGTCTCTCCACCTACCGAGCCTAATGTCCAACAGTTTGTCTCAAACCTACatcatcccacacacacagtcacagacccCCACTTCCACCGCAGACAAACTGTCATCCCTTTATAAGACCCTGCCTTCTCTCTCTTGCCACTCTGGCAATGTGGCAACTGTCAGTCAGACACTTGTTTACTCCACCAGTCCCAGCCTGAGTCAGGAGCAGCAGGTCCAGTACGGAGCCCAAGTCCAGGGCTTGTGTCAGGGGAGTCTCTCGGAGAGCTACCCCACATCCCACTCTCAGGGTGCTCCTAATGTGACTTTTACATCTCAGTCACAGGGGCAAGCTTCAGTGACTCATTCTCAGAGCTTTGCCACAGTACAATCCATTAACCAATCCCTTAACTCCTCCTACCAACCCACATGTGTTCGGAGTCTGTCTGCATCCAATTCTACGCAGGACTACACTCTCATGCAATCCTCAGTGGGATGTAAAACGCACAACACTCTCTCCCAGCAACATAAATATGTTCTGTCTGCACCTCTGCCTTCCTTCTCTTCATCTGCTCAAGCCTTACACAATAACATCAGATCCTCTATACAGGATGTAAAGCCAACATACGGCAAACACAAACTTGAAGAGCTACCGATGCAGGACCTTGAGGCTCTCCACCAGGCGACTATGGAGGCATCGGCAGCAGACAACAACATGGCGGCCCACAATGTCATCTATGTTGTTTCGAAAATGGATGACCATCACAAAACGCAAAGTGTTATCCGAAGCAATTCCCGCTCTGATGACCAGCTCATGGGACTgggtcatacacacacagagcaagtaAAGGATGAAAGAATGGGTTCCCTCAACCAACAGCACATTCATCTAATCAGCTCCAACGGTCAGGATACTGCAAACTTAAAAACTGCAAACTCCAGTATTGTATCTTCACATGTACCTCTCCATCTCAAATCTCTTGAGCCACATCAACAAAACCACCAGAATCATAATCAATCCCAGAGCCACATCCCGGCAGCCCACACCCAATATATCACCGTCCCCAGCACTCAGGTTCTCCTCGAGCCCAGCCAGATGATTTTGCTTCAGCAGCCCATTGTCCACCAGGGTCAGAACCCTTCAAAGCTGGTATCAGTGCAAAGTATCCAACAGCAGCAAGGTTTGGGCCAATTGCAGGTCCAGTATCTCCAGATGGATCGGGAACTGCTAGGTCCCACTGGCACTGAACCCCACAGTCAGCAGCAGGGCACAGTTGTGTCCGAGCAGAGCTCAGGATGTCCTGATTCCTCGAAACACCACTACAGCCACTCAGCAAATCACCAGTCAAACGATGCCAAGAACCACTTTGCTCTCAACTCCATCTGCTTCCCTGAATCTATGCTACTCGCAGATGAGAGAAACATTTTGTCGAATGTTGATGACATCCTGGCGGCAACAGTCGCGGCTTGTGGCGTCACCGCTCAAGACTTTGTCAAGGCTGCCTCCTCCACCGAAGCTGAAATGGCAGTGATGGCAAGTGCCGCTGATACTAAAGGACATTTTCAGACTGTGGATATAAGGAACATGTCACCTATTTTCTCCTCAGCACAACATTCGATCCTAACTAACACTAACTCCCACACTTTGTGCATGACAATAAATGGACCTCAGATGGCCACAGACACTCAGGTCAGCAGTTCTGACATTAATACAAACGGAGATGGAGGAAGCTCTGAGAATGATTATCACTTAGGTGGGCATTTGTATGATCCCTCGGGTCTACAGAGCAGCATCAAAGATAATCTCAAGTGTATTAAAACAGAGGATGGTCTTATGGAGGGCCCAGGCGGAGAAGACTACCCCAAAAAGAAGGCTCGATTCAAGTCCTTGACCAAACCAGGTGGTCCTGAGGAGGACAGCGGACAGACCAGAGCGGCCAAGCGCAGTGGGATGGTAAAGCGGCAAAACTCCAGGGGCAGTGACGTCAGCTCGCCATCTACTCCACACAGCGTATTTGATGCTTGTCCTCAGCAGGAGAGAATCAGGCAGAAGATTCGTGAGGTGGAAGAGAAACAGCCAGAGGTCAAAACCGGCTTCATTGGCTCTTTCCTTGACTTCATAAAATCTGGCCCCAAGCAGCAATACTCTCCGAGTCCTACGCGAACGATAAGTCGACCCAGAAAGCTGTCCACCTCATCCAAACCACTGCCATGTGTTTTGCCTGCTTTGCCTCCCAAGTTGCAGACTCTGCCAGGGCCTGGGATTTCACATGAGCCACAAGCATTGAGCTCCCACCAGAAACGTCTGGATGAAGATCTGCAAAAGAACTTGGAAACGCTGCCGTCATTCAGctcagatgaggaggagaacacCGGGAAGAACCAGGCCCTGAGGAACAGCATTAGCTCTGCACTCTCAGCTCTGGATGAGTCTTCAGATCGGAAAACCAGGGCAg AAAACACAATCCCCGGTCCGATGATGAAACCAGATCAATCGTCCATCATGCAGCACGCTGTCAAAGAGACCTGTTTCCCACAGGTAACCACTCCTCTGCAAGCAGCAAACTCCGTCATGGGAGCGGCTGCATTTGCTGCTAAAGACAACTCCAAAGAGATGGCACCGGGACAGGTAGCTGTTCAGCTGATGAATGTGGCCATGGAGGGACTGACTGACGAGGAGCTGTCGGACAGTGGAGGGGAGGGAATGTACCGGGAGAGAGATGAGTTTGTCGTCCGGAATGAGGACGTTGAAAACTTGAAG GTAAAAATGAGAGCGGGGAGTGAGCCTCCGGCCATCTGGAAGGTCCAGAAGGCTCTGCTGCAGAAATTTGTGCCTGAACtcagagatggaaagagagtcTTCTCAGCCACAAACAGT TATCTTGGATACTTTGGTGATGCCAAGACCATGTACCAGAGGGTTTATGTGAAGTTTTTGGACACCGTGAACAAAAGGGAGTATGTACGAGTTTGTAGTCGGAAGCCACGTTGCAAGCCTATGAACTCACTGAG GGGTGTTCAGGTGAAAACTTTACTGGGCCTGACAGCAAATGCTTCCTCAGTCTCCCAGAGTCAGAAGCCCCGTCCCAAACCCCTTAAAACACGGGCAGAACCTCCACctaagaagaggaggaaatggaagGAGGAGTTTTCCCCCACAGCCTCAGGGTCATCTGCAGAGGAAGGTGGTGAAGATAATG AGTTAAACCCTCCGGTGCCGCTTGCTTCACGGTTCCTCAACACTCGAGCTATGAAGGAGACGTTTAAGAGTTTTGTGGAACTGCTCGTCAGCGTTGTCTTGGACGAAGACGTAATGGCGGCACTTGAGAAGGCAAAAG ATGAGTTGCTGCTGCCACATATGAAAAGAGTGGACGCGATGATCACCGACAACAGGAAACGGCTGCTTCACAAACTTCCCATAGGTCAAGTCCTAAAG GCGGCTCTTGACAGCTTCCCAGAGATCTCAGTGGTCACAGAGCTGAAGAAGGATGGGGAAACTCCTGCCTTCAAGGTGCGTCTCAGTGGTCGGGCCTACAACAAGAAGACCATGAAGCCCTACAAGATGCCTAACAAAGTGCCACAA GAGTACACAGTGGACCAGCAGAAAACCCAGTGGTTCTCTCTGTACCATTCTCTACAACATTACAAGTACCACACATACCTCATGTGTAAGGACGAG ATTGCATCTCTGCGGGAGCAGACCGGAGACCTCAGGCAGGAGGAGACCGTACAGAGGTGTCTGCAGAACGGAGCTTGGGTTGAGGGGCTATTTGATCGCTTCGGAGAGCTTATCAATCAAGTGCAGCAGGCCTGCAGATGA